A genomic stretch from Microtus pennsylvanicus isolate mMicPen1 chromosome 9, mMicPen1.hap1, whole genome shotgun sequence includes:
- the Tssk6 gene encoding testis-specific serine/threonine-protein kinase 6, whose translation MSGDKLLSELGYKLGRTIGEGSYSKVKVATSKKYKGTVAIKVVDRRRAPPDFVNKFLPRELSILRGVRHPHIVHVFEFIEVCNGKLYIVMEAAATDLLQAVQRNGRIPGSQARELFSQIAGAVRYLHDHHLVHRDLKCENVLLSPDERRVKLTDFGFGRQAHGYPDLSTTYCGSAAYASPEVLLGIPYDPKKYDVWSLGVVLYVMVTGCMPFDDSDIAGLPRRQKRGVLYPDGLELSERCKSLIAELLQFSPSARPSAGQVARNGWLRAGDSG comes from the coding sequence ATGTCGGGCGACAAGCTCCTGAGCGAACTTGGCTATAAGCTGGGCCGCACGATAGGTGAGGGCAGCTACTCCAAGGTGAAGGTAGCCACCTCCAAGAAATATAAAGGGACGGTGGCCATCAAGGTGGTGGACCGTCGGCGAGCGCCTCCGGACTTCGTCAACAAGTTCCTGCCTCGAGAGCTGTCCATCTTGCGGGGAGTACGGCACCCGCACATCGTGCACGTCTTCGAGTTCATCGAGGTGTGCAACGGGAAGCTGTACATCGTGATGGAAGCAGCAGCCACCGACTTGCTGCAGGCAGTGCAGCGAAACGGGCGCATCCCGGGGTCACAGGCGCGCGAACTCTTCTCTCAGATCGCGGGTGCCGTGCGCTACCTGCACGACCACCATCTGGTGCACCGCGACCTCAAGTGCGAAAACGTGCTACTGAGCCCTGACGAGCGCCGCGTCAAGCTCACAGATTTCGGTTTCGGCCGCCAGGCGCACGGCTATCCAGACCTGAGCACCACCTACTGCGGCTCGGCCGCCTATGCGTCACCTGAGGTGCTCCTGGGCATCCCCTACGACCCCAAGAAATACGACGTATGGAGCCTGGGCGTTGTGCTCTACGTCATGGTCACCGGGTGCATGCCCTTCGATGACTCGGACATTGCTGGCCTGCCCCGGCGCCAGAAGCGCGGCGTGCTCTACCCCGACGGCCTCGAACTGTCGGAACGATGCAAATCCTTGATCGCCGAGCTGCTACAGTTCAGCCCATCCGCCCGGCCCTCGGCGGGTCAGGTGGCGCGCAATGGCTGGCTGCGGGCCGGGGACTCCGGCTAG
- the Ndufa13 gene encoding NADH dehydrogenase [ubiquinone] 1 alpha subcomplex subunit 13 → MAASKVKQDMPPPGGYGPVDYKRNLPRRGLSGYSMFAVGIGALLFGYWRIMRWNRERRRLQIEDLEARIALMPLFQAEMDRRTLQLLRENLEEEAIIMKDVPDWKVGESMFHTTRWVPPLPSELYGLRPKEELDNANYGFTWYT, encoded by the exons ATGGCGGCGTCGAAGGTGAAGCAGGACATGCCCCCACCAGGGGGCTACGGTCCGGTCGACTACAAGCGGAACCTCCCTCGCCGGGGACTGTCGG GCTACAGCATGTTCGCGGTGGGCATCGGGGCCTTGCTCTTCGGCTACTGGAGAATAATGAGGTGGAACCGGGAGCGCAG GCGCCTGCAGATTGAGGACTTGGAGGCCCGGATTGCTCTCATGCCGCTCTTTCAGGCAGAGATGGACCGGAG GACCCTGCAGCTTCTTCGGGAGAACCTGGAGGAGGAGGCCATCATCATGAAAGACGTGCCTGACTGGAAG GTGGGTGAGTCTATGTTCCACACCACGCGCTGGGTGCCGCCCCTCCCCAGCGAGTTGTATGGGTTGCGCCCAAAGGAGGAGTTGGACAACGCCAACTACGGCTTCACCTGGTACACGTAG
- the Yjefn3 gene encoding yjeF N-terminal domain-containing protein 3 isoform X1, translating into MNSGACSDKGPGEAPEERCFLSISEAAALERELLDEYRFGLQQLVELCGHGSAVAVAKAFPLPSLSRKQRTVLVVCGPEQNGAVGLACARHLRVFDYQPSIFCPARSADALHCDLTTQCEKMDIPFLSFLPAEVRLIEDAYGLVVDAVLGPGVRPAEAGGPCARALATLKRLSIPLVSLDVPSGWDTEAGGDAKDEVQPDVLVSFAAPKSCASRFSGRHHFVVGRFVPDDVRRKFGLLLPKYTGTDCVAAL; encoded by the exons ATGAACAGCGGTGCCTGCAGCGACAAAGGCCCAGGAGAGGCGCCAGAGGAGAGGTGCTTTCTCAG CATCTCGGAGGCGGCCGCTCTGGAGCGGGAGCTGCTGGACGAGTACCGCTTTGGGCTGCAGCAGCTGGTGGAACTATGCGGGCACGGCAGTGCGGTGGCTGTGGCCAAG GCGTTCCCTTTGCCCTCGCTGTCGCGCAAGCAGAGGACGGTACTGGTCGTGTGCGGCCCGGAGCAGAACGGCGCTGTGGGGCTAGCGTGTGCCCGGCACCTGCGGGTGTTC gactaccagcccagcaTCTTCTGCCCGGCGCGTTCGGCCGACGCTCTGCACTGCGACCTGACCACGCAGTGCGAGAAGATGGACATTCCCTTCCTGTCCTTTCTGCCCGCCGAG gtgCGGCTCATCGAAGACGCCTACGGGCTGGTGGTGGACGCAGTGCTAGGCCCCGGAGTGAGGCCGGCGGAGGCGGGCGGGCCCTGCGCGCGCGCGCTGGCCACTCTGAAGCGGCTCTCCATCCCGCTCGTGAGCCTGGACGTCCCTTCAG GTTGGGACACCGAGGCTGGCGGCGACGCAAAGGATGAGGTGCAGCCCGACGTGCTAGTGTCCTTCGCTGCGCCCAAGAGCTGCGCGAGTCGCTTCTCCGGGCGCCACCACTTTGTGGTCGGCAGGTTCGTGCCTGACGACGTGCGCCGCAAGTTTGGCCTGCTCCTGCCAAAATATACTGGCACCGACTGCGTGGCCGCGCTGTGA
- the Yjefn3 gene encoding yjeF N-terminal domain-containing protein 3 isoform X2, which translates to MMAPETPRGISEAAALERELLDEYRFGLQQLVELCGHGSAVAVAKAFPLPSLSRKQRTVLVVCGPEQNGAVGLACARHLRVFDYQPSIFCPARSADALHCDLTTQCEKMDIPFLSFLPAEVRLIEDAYGLVVDAVLGPGVRPAEAGGPCARALATLKRLSIPLVSLDVPSGWDTEAGGDAKDEVQPDVLVSFAAPKSCASRFSGRHHFVVGRFVPDDVRRKFGLLLPKYTGTDCVAAL; encoded by the exons ATGATGGCCCCTGAAACTCCTCGTGG CATCTCGGAGGCGGCCGCTCTGGAGCGGGAGCTGCTGGACGAGTACCGCTTTGGGCTGCAGCAGCTGGTGGAACTATGCGGGCACGGCAGTGCGGTGGCTGTGGCCAAG GCGTTCCCTTTGCCCTCGCTGTCGCGCAAGCAGAGGACGGTACTGGTCGTGTGCGGCCCGGAGCAGAACGGCGCTGTGGGGCTAGCGTGTGCCCGGCACCTGCGGGTGTTC gactaccagcccagcaTCTTCTGCCCGGCGCGTTCGGCCGACGCTCTGCACTGCGACCTGACCACGCAGTGCGAGAAGATGGACATTCCCTTCCTGTCCTTTCTGCCCGCCGAG gtgCGGCTCATCGAAGACGCCTACGGGCTGGTGGTGGACGCAGTGCTAGGCCCCGGAGTGAGGCCGGCGGAGGCGGGCGGGCCCTGCGCGCGCGCGCTGGCCACTCTGAAGCGGCTCTCCATCCCGCTCGTGAGCCTGGACGTCCCTTCAG GTTGGGACACCGAGGCTGGCGGCGACGCAAAGGATGAGGTGCAGCCCGACGTGCTAGTGTCCTTCGCTGCGCCCAAGAGCTGCGCGAGTCGCTTCTCCGGGCGCCACCACTTTGTGGTCGGCAGGTTCGTGCCTGACGACGTGCGCCGCAAGTTTGGCCTGCTCCTGCCAAAATATACTGGCACCGACTGCGTGGCCGCGCTGTGA
- the Cilp2 gene encoding cartilage intermediate layer protein 2: MAPPLPLLCLCIAAAHLVGARDANLTKERTAATRDLVGWPPDPGQPSPALEDWEEASEWTSWFNVDHPGGDGDFESLAAIRFYYGRARVCPRPLALEARTTDWALPASMGERVHANPARGFWCLNREQPRGRRCSNYHVRFRCPVEAAWGAWGAWGLCSKSCGSGRRLRRRSCQSSSGDKCPGSPQEAQKCVRSRCPGCSSDSSDHILLGSVVTPSGRPLPGARVFLQARPGTVATSDTHGTFRVPGVCAGSQVNVSAQMDGFSVGTAQAHANSSNSAVVTIVLKELGKPYLVKHPESQVREAGQHVIFCCKASGTPMPKKYSWFHNGTLLDRRQHGSGPHLDLQGLREDQAGDYHCKAWNEAGAVRSRAAQLTVLAPGQPACDPRPQEHLIKLPDDCGQPGGGPAYLDVGLCTDTRCPGPEGSGLRCGDAGARCCSVLRLESRDIRCSGYVLPVKVVAECGCRKCLPRRGLVRGRVVAADSGEPLRFASILLGRAPIGFTSYQGDFTIEVPPATERLVVTFVDPSGEFVDSVRVLPFDPRGAGVYHEVRALRKAATVLLDAERGGAIPLGGAEEAAAPALGELVLPPGTFRHPDGRPYAGPVEARVTLVDPRDLASARAASSDLRFLDSSGELAPLRTYGMFAVDLRAPGSAEQLHAARATVRVDAEHVRMPGHAEALALWSLEPGTGLWEEERAEQGGGGFRREEAAARVRREERAFLVGALTVRERRLFNLDVPERRRCFVKVRAYGTDRFAPAEQVQGVVVTLLNLEPAPGFTGNPRAWGRFDSVVTGPNGACVPAFCDAERPDAYTALVTATLGGEELEAAPSRPRATAATVGVAQPFLERLGYQRTDHDDPALKRTGFRVNLARPRAGRESEARGPVYPWRRLRDCEDAPVTDSHFRFSRVEADKYEYDVVPFREGAPASWTGDLLAWWPNPQEFRACFLKVRLQGPQEYMVRSHNAGGTHAATQGRLYGLRDTRSVRHPERPGASAACVEFKCGGMLFDQRQVDRTLVTVTPQGSCRRVAVNTLLQDYLARHPPPASNDDPTAFAMLAPLDALGHNYGVYTVTDQSPRLAKEIAIGRCFDGSSDGFSREMKADAGVAVTFQCREPRPRPSLFQRLLENPESALGDIRREMGQTTRDSRVAQTQARDSGS; the protein is encoded by the exons atggcaccaccactgcccttgCTCTGTCTCTGCATCGCAGCCGCGCACCTAGTGGGAGCGCGAG ATGCTAACCTCACCAAGGAGCGCACTGCAGCGACCAGGGATCTTGTAGGATGGCCGCCAGACCCCGGCCAGCCCTCGCCAGCCCTGGAGGACTGGGAGG aggccagcGAGTGGACGTCGTGGTTCAACGTAGACCACCCCGGAGGAGATGGCGACTTCGAGAGCCTGGCAGCCATCCGCTTCTACTACGGTCGGGCGCGCGTGTGCCCGCGGCCGCTGGCGCTGGAGGCGCGCACCACAGACTGGGCGCTACCGGCCTCCATGGGCGAGCGCGTGCACGCCAACCCGGCACGCGGTTTCTGGTGTCTCAATCGGGAGCAGCCCCGAGGCCGCCGCTGCTCCAACTACCACGTGCGCTTCCGCTGCCCAGTGG AGGCCGCATGGGGCGCATGGGGCGCGTGGGGTCTCTGCTCCAAGAGCTGCGGGTCAGGCCGTCGCCTGCGCCGCCGCAGCTGTCAAAGCTCTTCTGGGGATAAGTGTCCTGGGAGCCCCCAGGAGGCGCAGAAGTGCGTGAGGTCCAGGTGTCCAG GGTGTAGCTCTGACAGCTCTGACCACATCCTCTTGGGTTCAGTGGTCACCCCATCTGGGCGACCACTGCCAGGAGCCAGGGTCTTCCTTCAAGCTCGACCTGGCACTGTAGCCACCAGTGACACCCACGGAACCTTCCGGGTTCCTGGAGTCTGTGCTGGCAGTCAGGTCAATGTCAGTGCCCAGATGGATGGCTTCTCAGTTGGTACAGCCCAGGCCCATGCCAACAGCTCCAACTCAGCCGTGGTCACCATCGTCCTTAAGGAGTTAG GAAAGCCATACCTGGTAAAGCACCCCGAGTCCCAAGTGAGAGAGGCAGGTCAGCACGTGATCTTCTGCTGCAAGGCTTCGGGGACCCCCATGCCTAAGAAATATTCCTG GTTCCACAACGGGACCCTGCTAGACCGGCGCCAGCACGGGTCTGGGCCGCACCTGGATCTCCAGGGGCTTCGCGAGGACCAGGCAGGGGACTACCACTGCAAGGCCTGGAACGAGGCTGGTGCCGTGCGCTCCCGCGCCGCCCAGCTCACAGTGCTCG CTCCCGGCCAGCCGGCCTGCGACCCCCGACCTCAGGAACATTTGATCAAGCTTCCCGACGACTGCGGCCAGCCGGGCGGTGGCCCCGCATACCTAGACGTGGGCCTGTGCACGGACACGCGCTGCCCGGGCCCCGAGGGCTCCGGCCTTCGCTGTGGGGACGCGGGCGCTCGCTGCTGCTCGGTGCTGCGCCTGGAGAGCAGGGACATCCGCTGCTCCGGCTACGTACTCCCGGTGAAGGTGGTGGCCGAGTGTGGCTGTCGCAAGTGCCTGCCCCGACGGGGGCTGGTGAGGGGCCGCGTGGTGGCTGCGGATTCGGGGGAGCCCCTGCGCTTCGCCAGCATCCTACTGGGCCGTGCGCCCATCGGCTTCACCTCCTACCAGGGCGACTTCACCATCGAGGTGCCGCCGGCCACAGAGCGCCTCGTGGTGACCTTCGTGGACCCGAGTGGCGAGTTCGTGGACAGCGTTCGCGTGCTGCCCTTCGACCCCCGCGGCGCCGGCGTGTACCACGAAGTCCGTGCGCTGCGCAAGGCGGCCACAGTGCTGCTGGACGCTGAGCGCGGCGGTGCAATCCCGCTGGGCGGCGCGGAAGAGGCAGCGGCGCCTGCGCTAGGTGAGCTGGTTTTGCCACCCGGTACCTTCCGCCACCCCGACGGCCGTCCCTACGCCGGGCCGGTGGAGGCGCGTGTCACCCTCGTGGACCCCCGTGACCTGGCGTCGGCGCGCGCGGCGTCCAGCGACCTGCGCTTTCTGGACAGCTCGGGCGAACTGGCGCCGCTGCGCACCTACGGCATGTTCGCCGTCGACCTGCGCGCGCCCGGCTCTGCAGAGCAGCTGCACGCGGCGCGCGCGACCGTGCGTGTGGACGCCGAGCACGTGCGCATGCCCGGCCACGCGGAGGCGCTGGCACTCTGGTCGCTGGAGCCCGGGACCGGCCTGTGGGAGGAGGAGCGGGCGGAGCAGGGAGGAGGCGGCTTCCGGCGGGAGGAGGCGGCGGCGCGCGTGCGCAGGGAGGAGCGCGCCTTCCTCGTGGGCGCGCTCACCGTGCGCGAGCGCCGCCTCTTCAACCTGGACGTGCCCGAGCGGCGCCGCTGCTTCGTGAAGGTCCGCGCCTACGGCACCGACCGCTTCGCGCCCGCCGAGCAGGTGCAGGGCGTGGTGGTGACGCTGCTCAACCTGGAGCCCGCGCCCGGCTTCACGGGCAACCCGCGCGCGTGGGGCCGCTTCGACAGCGTGGTCACCGGGCCCAACGGCGCGTGCGTGCCCGCCTTCTGCGACGCCGAGCGGCCCGACGCCTACACGGCTTTGGTGACAGCGACTTTGGGCGGCGAGGAACTGGAGGCCGCTCCGTCGCGGCCACGCGCGACCGCGGCCACCGTTGGTGTGGCACAGCCCTTCCTGGAGCGCCTTGGCTACCAGCGCACAGACCACGACGACCCGGCGCTCAAGCGCACCGGCTTCCGCGTGAATCTTGCGCGGCCACGCGCGGGCCGTGAGTCCGAGGCGCGTGGGCCCGTGTATCCATGGCGCCGTCTGCGCGACTGCGAGGACGCGCCGGTCACCGACAGCCACTTCCGATTCTCGCGCGTGGAGGCGGACAAGTACGAGTACGACGTGGTGCCGTTCCGGGAGGGAGCGCCCGCCTCGTGGACTGGAGACCTGCTGGCCTGGTGGCCCAACCCGCAGGAGTTCCGCGCGTGCTTCCTGAAGGTGCGGCTGCAGGGCCCGCAGGAGTATATGGTACGCTCGCACAACGCGGGCGGCACCCACGCGGCCACTCAAGGCCGCCTCTATGGCCTTCGTGACACCCGCAGCGTGCGCCACCCCGAGCGCCCCGGCGCCTCGGCCGCCTGCGTGGAGTTCAAGTGCGGCGGCATGCTGTTTGACCAGCGCCAGGTGGACAGGACGCTGGTGACCGTGACCCCGCAGGGCAGCTGCCGCCGCGTGGCCGTCAACACGCTCCTGCAGGACTACCTAGCCCGCCACCCACCTCCTGCTTCCAACGACGACCCCACGGCCTTCGCTATGCTCGCTCCGCTCGACGCGCTGGGTCACAACTATGGCGTCTATACGGTCACTGACCAGAGCCCGCGGCTGGCCAAGGAGATCGCCATCGGCCGCTGTTTCGACGGCTCCTCCGACGGCTTCTCCCGGGAGATGAAGGCGGATGCGGGCGTGGCTGTCACCTTCCAGTGCCGTGAGCCCCGCCCCAGACCCAGCCTCTTCCAGCGGCTGCTGGAGAACCCGGAATCAGCGCTCGGTGACATCCGTAGGGAGATGGGCCAGACCACCCGCGATTCCCGGGTTGCCCAAACCCAGGCCAGAGATTCTGGCTCCTAA